One genomic window of Methanosarcina acetivorans C2A includes the following:
- a CDS encoding AAA family ATPase: MPESLFVVGGEVEPPYFIGRENEIEKMKMDIETLAQNNVIIGPRRIGKTSLLRNLKTRVEDEVLFVTINCREMTGLSDFFRVVTRALLAAYEEKHQLKGLVQKYSQVFRGKITAAYKSLSEIGGSIEHIGNVYLRFREKDVNEQELVAETFDFIRGFSGEKKEPIILAFDEFQELRRFNGYIFNILKSQMDSQPSVRYIFSGSSVSLLHEVFLKPDSPLYLMAARIQLEPIEEGHVAKYIQDRLLTQNIRITDSALERIYACTGGFPFYFQKIGFILYQNSVLKNKNTIDEVDVENAFNSMLNEFDSEFESRYEWKFSDQQKTILKFLSREKYRRLSEIASDMQTPASSLTTSMKDLYSTMTIKKPEEGMYGILDNVFRIWIKRNILYP; the protein is encoded by the coding sequence ATGCCTGAATCCTTATTTGTAGTGGGGGGAGAAGTCGAACCTCCTTATTTCATAGGAAGAGAAAATGAAATTGAAAAAATGAAGATGGACATAGAGACCCTGGCACAGAACAATGTTATCATAGGGCCGCGCAGAATAGGGAAGACTTCCCTGCTCAGGAACCTTAAAACACGTGTTGAAGACGAGGTCCTTTTCGTTACCATAAATTGCAGAGAAATGACAGGTTTGAGTGATTTCTTCAGGGTTGTTACGCGAGCTTTGCTTGCAGCGTACGAGGAAAAACACCAGCTTAAAGGGCTTGTGCAGAAATATTCTCAGGTATTTCGAGGAAAAATCACGGCTGCGTATAAATCACTTTCTGAGATCGGGGGCAGCATCGAACACATAGGGAACGTTTATCTCAGATTCCGGGAAAAAGACGTTAACGAACAGGAACTGGTGGCTGAAACTTTTGATTTCATCAGGGGATTTTCAGGAGAAAAGAAAGAACCGATAATTCTTGCTTTTGATGAGTTTCAGGAATTAAGGAGGTTTAACGGATATATTTTCAATATATTAAAGAGCCAGATGGACAGCCAGCCTTCTGTCAGATATATCTTCTCGGGGTCTTCGGTGTCTCTGCTGCATGAAGTATTTTTAAAGCCGGATTCTCCGCTGTACCTCATGGCTGCACGAATTCAACTTGAGCCTATTGAAGAGGGACATGTTGCCAAATATATCCAAGACCGTCTCCTGACCCAAAACATACGGATTACTGACAGCGCGCTGGAAAGAATATATGCATGTACCGGAGGCTTTCCTTTCTATTTCCAGAAAATAGGATTTATCCTCTATCAGAACTCAGTTCTGAAAAACAAAAACACTATTGATGAGGTTGATGTTGAAAACGCATTCAATTCCATGCTAAATGAATTCGATAGTGAATTTGAATCCAGGTATGAATGGAAATTCAGCGATCAGCAAAAAACCATCCTGAAATTCCTGTCAAGAGAAAAATACCGCAGATTAAGCGAAATCGCATCCGATATGCAAACACCTGCCTCGTCTCTGACAACCTCGATGAAGGATCTGTACAGTACGATGACAATTAAAAAACCGGAAGAGGGAATGTACGGTATCCTGGACAATGTATTCAGAATCTGGATCAAGCGGAATATCCTTTATCCTTAA
- a CDS encoding LysE family translocator, with the protein MRNLIEQSQLIYFIAASAALTFLPGPDILFVLTQSISQGKMAGIATATGLCTGILVHTSAAALGISALLYKSALAFEIVKYAGAAYLLYLAWQALKESGELVSSAPVRETNALALYRRGIFMNVLNPKVALFFLAFLPQFVNLESGSVPIQMIFLGIVFLIQAWLIFSSISIFAGIIGDKIVQRPGIGKYINWGKAGIFTVIGVKLALSHK; encoded by the coding sequence GTGAGAAATTTGATAGAACAATCCCAGTTAATCTATTTCATTGCAGCCTCCGCAGCCCTTACGTTTCTTCCTGGACCCGATATTCTTTTCGTGCTCACCCAGAGCATTTCACAGGGCAAAATGGCAGGGATTGCAACCGCAACGGGTCTGTGTACGGGCATACTCGTCCACACCAGCGCAGCTGCTTTAGGGATTTCCGCCCTGCTATACAAATCTGCCCTTGCCTTCGAAATCGTAAAATATGCCGGAGCAGCCTATCTACTTTACCTTGCCTGGCAGGCTTTAAAGGAAAGCGGAGAACTGGTATCTTCTGCCCCTGTCCGGGAAACAAATGCACTTGCCCTTTACAGGCGCGGGATTTTTATGAATGTCCTGAATCCCAAAGTTGCTCTCTTCTTCCTCGCATTCCTCCCCCAGTTTGTAAACCTGGAATCAGGAAGCGTCCCGATACAGATGATATTCCTGGGCATAGTTTTCCTGATACAGGCCTGGCTGATCTTTTCCTCAATTTCGATCTTTGCCGGGATAATCGGAGATAAGATCGTACAGAGACCGGGCATTGGAAAGTACATTAACTGGGGAAAAGCAGGCATTTTTACCGTAATCGGAGTTAAACTTGCGCTTTCCCATAAATGA
- a CDS encoding alpha/beta fold hydrolase, with amino-acid sequence MTYLRKYGNSPFTTAVIHGGPGVPGEMASVARELSSFTGILEPLQTKATIEGQVKELRNILKEHGALPVTLIGFSWGATLSYIFTALHPRFVKKLILVGSGPYEQRYAVNITSTRISRLGREDWEDFRSLDAVLNNSTAKNRNETFCILGKLLSKVDTYDPLPHEVELIKCSYDVFKGVWREAHELRSSGKLLKLGTKVRCPVVAIHGDYDPHPFDGVKEPLSGVLKDFRFILLEKCGHRPWIEREAKEKFYELLEKEIHIRCL; translated from the coding sequence ATGACGTATCTGAGGAAATACGGAAATTCACCGTTTACTACAGCCGTTATCCACGGCGGGCCCGGTGTTCCTGGAGAAATGGCCTCTGTCGCTAGAGAACTTTCCTCCTTTACCGGAATCCTTGAACCACTCCAGACTAAAGCAACCATTGAGGGCCAGGTAAAGGAACTAAGAAATATTTTGAAAGAGCATGGGGCTCTGCCGGTAACCCTTATAGGGTTTTCCTGGGGTGCAACTCTCAGTTATATCTTTACAGCTCTTCACCCTCGATTCGTGAAAAAATTGATTCTGGTCGGAAGTGGACCATATGAACAGAGATATGCCGTAAACATAACGAGCACCCGGATAAGCAGGTTAGGAAGGGAAGACTGGGAAGACTTCCGTTCTCTGGACGCGGTTCTCAACAATTCTACGGCTAAAAACAGGAATGAAACTTTTTGCATCCTGGGAAAGCTGCTCTCGAAAGTTGATACCTATGACCCTCTGCCCCATGAAGTAGAATTGATCAAATGTAGCTATGATGTATTCAAAGGCGTATGGAGAGAAGCACACGAGTTAAGGAGCAGCGGTAAGCTTCTGAAACTGGGAACAAAAGTCAGATGCCCGGTAGTTGCAATTCACGGAGACTATGATCCCCACCCGTTCGATGGAGTTAAAGAACCCTTATCCGGGGTTTTGAAGGATTTCAGATTTATCTTGCTGGAAAAATGCGGGCACAGACCCTGGATTGAAAGAGAAGCAAAGGAAAAGTTTTATGAACTGCTGGAGAAAGAAATCCACATACGATGCCTTTAA
- a CDS encoding alpha/beta fold hydrolase: MENLRKYGNPPFTIAVIHGGPGAPGEVAPVARKLSSIRGVLEPFQTKTTLEGQIRELREGMEENGALPITLIGFSWGAMLSFIFTARYPQFVKKLILIGSGPYEEKYAVNIKSTRISRLGKENWENFLALNEALNDPSAKNRDKALCSFGKLMSKVDAYDPIPHEEELLECSYDIFKGVWEKASELRISGKLLQMGNKIKCPVVAIHGDYDPHPFKGVKEPLSGVLKDFRFILLEKCGHKPWVEKQAKERFYELLKDEI; encoded by the coding sequence ATGGAAAATCTGAGAAAATACGGAAACCCACCCTTCACTATAGCCGTCATTCACGGAGGACCCGGCGCCCCCGGAGAAGTGGCTCCTGTTGCGAGGAAACTCTCCTCTATTCGAGGAGTTCTGGAACCCTTCCAGACAAAAACAACTCTTGAAGGTCAGATAAGGGAACTAAGAGAAGGTATGGAAGAAAATGGAGCTCTGCCGATAACCCTGATAGGTTTTTCCTGGGGGGCTATGCTCAGTTTTATCTTCACAGCCCGCTACCCTCAATTTGTAAAAAAACTGATTCTAATCGGAAGCGGGCCTTACGAAGAAAAATATGCTGTAAACATAAAGAGTACAAGGATAAGTCGGCTCGGAAAAGAAAATTGGGAAAACTTCCTTGCACTTAATGAAGCTCTGAACGACCCTTCAGCTAAAAACAGGGATAAAGCGCTATGCAGCTTTGGAAAGTTGATGTCTAAAGTGGATGCTTATGACCCGATCCCCCATGAAGAAGAACTACTCGAATGCAGCTATGATATCTTCAAAGGTGTATGGGAAAAAGCCAGCGAATTGAGGATCAGTGGTAAACTCCTGCAAATGGGAAATAAAATAAAATGTCCTGTAGTTGCAATTCATGGCGACTACGACCCTCACCCTTTTAAAGGAGTAAAAGAACCCCTTTCCGGAGTTTTAAAGGATTTCAGGTTCATTTTGCTGGAAAAATGCGGGCATAAACCCTGGGTGGAAAAGCAGGCAAAAGAGAGGTTTTATGAACTGCTGAAAGATGAAATTTGA
- a CDS encoding multidrug effflux MFS transporter — translation MKRNLKGTLPLLALLTAFPPLSTDMILPALPSLAETWGVSLSVINLTLICFFVTYGFFLLFYGPISDRFGRRRPLLFGLAVYVAASLLCVFASSASMLIGLRILQAAGAAASSSISMAMTKDIFSGQEREKILAYIAVIMALAPMLAPVIGGWVLADFSWPWIFFIQAVLGLIGLIGVLRFPETLPKVSDTPLTRVMHTYSRLLFNPSYIVMVLVMSASLFPLYSYIAGSSDIYINGFGMTEQKYSYFFAFNAMALMVGSFSCLRLTRSIRSKHLMTVGFAGIFLGGIFLLFTGQHGPWSFALPMFLITFSLGLSRPPSNNLVLEQVDRDAGSASSLLIFCYFTLGAVGMWFISLEWADKIPVLGAIALGCGAVVLATWIVLQRRGIRGTA, via the coding sequence TTGAAGCGAAATCTGAAAGGAACCTTACCGCTTCTGGCCCTTCTTACGGCCTTTCCTCCTCTTTCCACGGACATGATCTTGCCGGCCCTCCCTTCCCTTGCCGAAACCTGGGGTGTTTCCCTGTCGGTGATTAACCTGACCCTTATCTGCTTCTTTGTGACCTACGGGTTTTTCCTGCTTTTCTACGGCCCTATTTCCGACAGATTTGGCCGCCGCAGGCCCCTTCTTTTCGGGCTTGCGGTATACGTAGCGGCAAGCTTGCTCTGTGTCTTTGCGTCCAGTGCTTCCATGCTAATAGGCCTACGGATACTGCAGGCTGCAGGAGCTGCTGCCAGTTCCTCTATCTCTATGGCCATGACCAAAGATATTTTCTCCGGACAGGAAAGGGAGAAGATTCTGGCTTACATCGCGGTTATAATGGCGCTTGCTCCCATGCTCGCTCCGGTCATTGGTGGCTGGGTCCTTGCAGATTTCTCCTGGCCCTGGATCTTCTTCATTCAGGCAGTTTTAGGCTTAATCGGGTTGATCGGAGTTCTCCGCTTTCCGGAAACACTTCCAAAGGTCTCTGATACCCCACTTACCCGGGTAATGCACACCTACAGCCGGCTGCTGTTCAATCCTTCTTACATAGTTATGGTCCTTGTCATGTCGGCAAGCCTTTTTCCCCTGTACAGTTACATCGCGGGCTCTTCCGATATCTACATTAACGGGTTTGGCATGACCGAGCAGAAATACAGCTACTTCTTTGCCTTCAACGCCATGGCTCTGATGGTCGGTTCCTTCTCCTGCCTCCGGTTGACAAGAAGCATCAGATCAAAGCATCTGATGACAGTTGGGTTTGCAGGAATTTTCCTGGGCGGGATTTTCCTTCTTTTCACCGGACAGCATGGTCCCTGGAGCTTTGCTCTCCCGATGTTCCTGATCACATTTTCCCTTGGCCTGAGCCGTCCCCCGAGCAATAACCTTGTACTTGAACAGGTAGACCGGGATGCTGGCTCGGCTTCTTCTCTGCTGATCTTCTGCTACTTTACACTCGGGGCTGTTGGCATGTGGTTTATCTCCCTGGAGTGGGCGGATAAGATTCCCGTGCTCGGGGCTATCGCTCTCGGTTGCGGAGCTGTGGTGCTTGCTACATGGATTGTTTTGCAGAGGAGAGGGATCAGGGGAACTGCCTGA
- a CDS encoding antitoxin VapB family protein: MATNTISIRDEAYNLLKNAKLEGESFSDVIDRLLKNEKGICRFISGL; the protein is encoded by the coding sequence ATGGCTACAAATACGATCTCAATCCGGGACGAGGCATACAACTTGCTGAAAAATGCAAAACTGGAGGGAGAAAGTTTCAGCGATGTTATCGATCGTCTTCTGAAGAACGAAAAGGGGATCTGTCGGTTTATTTCGGGACTATGA
- a CDS encoding flavodoxin family protein produces MKVIAINGSPRKKWNTATLLEKALEGAASEGAETEIIHLYDLDFKGCTSCFACKLKSGKSYGKCAMKDELTPVLERLEDADAVILGSPIYLGNLTGEMRSFMERYVFPYLTYSNSLPSLYPKNTPVGFIYTMGAKEEYFDMFGLRKTIELNENLAKRIFGDSESLYSTDTYQFDDYSKYVADRFDPEEKANRRKEVFPKDCEKAFEMGAGFVKRQKDMEVRE; encoded by the coding sequence ATGAAAGTAATAGCCATAAACGGAAGCCCCAGAAAGAAATGGAACACAGCCACCCTGCTGGAAAAAGCTCTTGAAGGCGCAGCTTCGGAGGGCGCGGAAACAGAAATAATCCACCTCTACGACCTCGATTTTAAAGGCTGCACAAGTTGTTTTGCCTGCAAATTGAAGAGCGGGAAAAGCTATGGAAAATGCGCAATGAAAGATGAGCTGACACCTGTACTTGAGAGGTTGGAAGATGCTGATGCTGTAATCCTGGGATCTCCAATCTATCTTGGGAATTTGACAGGCGAGATGAGATCGTTCATGGAACGCTATGTATTTCCATACCTCACATATTCCAATAGCTTGCCTTCCCTCTACCCAAAAAACACCCCTGTTGGTTTCATCTACACGATGGGAGCAAAGGAAGAATATTTTGATATGTTTGGGCTCAGGAAAACTATCGAATTGAATGAGAATCTTGCTAAGAGAATCTTCGGAGATTCCGAATCACTTTACAGCACCGATACCTACCAGTTCGATGATTATTCAAAGTACGTTGCTGACAGGTTTGATCCCGAAGAAAAGGCAAACAGGCGAAAAGAAGTATTCCCAAAAGACTGTGAGAAAGCCTTTGAGATGGGTGCAGGGTTCGTGAAGAGACAAAAAGATATGGAAGTGAGGGAGTAA
- a CDS encoding ABC1 kinase family protein, with translation MLKRYGQIIEVLQKYGFGYIVDQIGLGSFGDFTSRLKKQEKRDEHNLSGPVRTRRILEELGPTYIKLGQLLSMRRDLVPLEYAAEFSKLQDDAPSFGFEEVELIIREELGLPVEDLFESFEKKPLACASIGQVHRAKLKNGDDVVVKVQRPGIKEVIESDLDIMYSLSRLLTEHIPEARLYRPVELVDELSRSILAEIDYSQEGWNTDRFAENFKDSEQIHIPKVYWDYTGTRVLTLEYIEGIKGGRVDLLEKQGFDRSAIALAVAGSFLKQVFEDGFFHADLHPGNILIMEDGIVAFLDFGMVGHLSSETRDMFLNGMTAMVKGDSSLFVEVLRDMGGIDSHVDTKVLKVDFDYFRSKYYGRALKNLDASVIIEELIEVLRKNQVKVPYNITLLVRGTLAVEGFGLIIDPDLNLAELVEPYAKNAIKESFYPQNIARVLYDNISSWSRIFQRAPTKISHILDNAENGYLGIKLESEETKRLISEINTASNRLSFSLIISAIIVASSLITQTNMKPLLWGVPLLGIFGFLLASIFGMWLIFNIFRTGRI, from the coding sequence ATGTTGAAAAGATACGGCCAGATAATTGAGGTTCTCCAGAAATACGGGTTCGGATATATTGTTGACCAGATCGGTCTGGGCAGTTTCGGAGACTTTACTTCCAGGCTCAAAAAACAGGAAAAAAGAGATGAACATAATCTCTCAGGCCCGGTTAGAACCCGCAGGATCCTTGAAGAACTCGGTCCGACCTACATCAAGTTAGGCCAGTTGCTGAGCATGAGGCGGGACCTCGTTCCTCTTGAATACGCCGCCGAATTTTCAAAACTTCAGGACGATGCCCCTTCCTTTGGTTTTGAGGAAGTTGAGCTGATTATAAGAGAAGAACTCGGACTTCCTGTTGAGGATTTGTTCGAGTCTTTTGAGAAAAAACCACTTGCATGTGCGTCAATCGGGCAGGTGCATCGGGCAAAGCTAAAAAATGGTGACGACGTCGTTGTGAAGGTCCAGCGTCCTGGAATAAAAGAGGTAATCGAATCCGATCTGGATATAATGTACAGTTTATCCAGGCTTTTAACCGAACACATCCCTGAAGCCAGACTTTACAGGCCGGTTGAACTTGTTGACGAACTATCGCGCAGTATTCTTGCAGAAATAGATTATTCGCAGGAAGGCTGGAACACAGACCGGTTTGCAGAGAATTTTAAGGACAGCGAGCAAATCCACATCCCCAAAGTGTACTGGGATTATACAGGCACCCGTGTGCTGACCCTCGAATATATCGAAGGGATAAAAGGCGGGCGCGTGGATTTACTTGAAAAGCAGGGGTTTGACAGGAGTGCAATAGCTCTTGCAGTTGCAGGTTCTTTTCTTAAGCAGGTCTTTGAAGACGGTTTTTTCCATGCTGACCTGCATCCAGGGAACATCCTGATAATGGAAGATGGAATAGTGGCATTTCTCGATTTCGGAATGGTTGGGCACCTATCTTCAGAAACAAGGGATATGTTCCTGAACGGGATGACGGCAATGGTTAAAGGGGACAGCTCGCTTTTTGTTGAAGTCTTACGGGATATGGGAGGTATAGATTCTCATGTGGACACAAAAGTCTTGAAAGTGGATTTTGATTACTTCCGTTCCAAATATTACGGCAGGGCTCTGAAAAATCTCGATGCTTCGGTAATAATAGAAGAGTTAATAGAGGTCCTGAGAAAGAATCAGGTTAAAGTGCCTTACAATATTACGCTGCTGGTAAGGGGTACGCTTGCTGTTGAGGGGTTCGGGCTGATAATCGATCCCGATTTGAATTTAGCCGAGCTTGTAGAGCCTTATGCGAAAAACGCAATAAAAGAGAGTTTTTATCCGCAGAACATTGCCAGGGTACTTTACGACAACATTTCCAGCTGGTCCCGCATATTCCAGAGAGCCCCTACAAAAATCTCCCATATCCTCGATAATGCCGAAAACGGTTATCTGGGAATAAAGCTTGAGTCCGAAGAGACTAAAAGGCTGATCTCAGAGATAAATACCGCAAGCAATCGGCTGTCTTTCAGCCTGATCATCTCTGCCATAATCGTTGCTTCATCCCTGATAACTCAGACAAACATGAAACCCCTTCTCTGGGGAGTGCCACTTCTGGGAATATTCGGTTTCCTTCTTGCCAGCATTTTTGGGATGTGGCTTATATTCAATATCTTCAGGACAGGCAGGATATGA
- the lon gene encoding endopeptidase La, whose translation MYTEQAENNRESLIMPLFEVVVYPKGRAKFLADKVTGEILLAEMKTTEAVYAVGLTVKSGTKPSEISEDSLYKTGNLLKIGYVQPADDGYLVIAKAVQKVEAVSVYRKNGLFYAMFKPVFDIPDLDEDIQAEMMANIKKAIREISSRFQGSEQFTKPIEKMDSIDQLIGYVMPYMPIKLEEKQALLEIVSVRERYFAFFEILMKQKENINFQMEMAKKVTDKISKSNREAMLREQLKMIQEELNGGDDAASGEGGYRERIEKSTMPEEVKKKALSELKKLETGGPHNPESSVIRNYLDLMLDLPWVTEEKKSIDIDEARRVLESNHNGLEKVKERIIQHLAVMKLKKEKQGSILLLTGPPGTGKTSLGKSIADALGREYVRISLGGVRDEAEIRGHRRTYIGALPGRIIQGMRKAGTKNPVFILDEVDKLSTSYAGDPASALLEVLDPEQNNTFSDHYLEVPYDLSEVFFIATANSLASIPWPLLDRMETIEISGYTKNEKLAIAKDHLLPCILEEHGLDADKLKIEDEALKGIIDKYTREAGVRGLKKQLARTARFVSEKIVSGKTDLPYVVRADMLKEVLGKEIIRQEEARKENVPGVVTGLAWTPVGGDILFIEGTFMPGNGKLTLTGQLGDVMKESAQISLSLVRSRLASTENSFNFTASDVHIHVPSGATPKDGPSAGVTLFTALTSLITGKAVDPKLAMTGEITLSGAVLPVGGIKEKVLAAHRAGIKKVILPKENERDLEDVPEEVRNELKFVPVETIEEVLKEALGLDLPGHVLSSSFAGNSFTATQNV comes from the coding sequence ATGTACACAGAACAAGCCGAGAATAACAGAGAAAGCCTTATAATGCCGCTCTTTGAGGTAGTGGTTTACCCGAAAGGCCGGGCGAAATTCCTGGCAGACAAAGTTACGGGAGAAATACTGTTAGCTGAGATGAAAACTACCGAGGCTGTGTATGCCGTCGGGCTGACAGTGAAAAGCGGCACGAAACCTTCGGAGATATCGGAAGATAGTCTGTACAAAACCGGAAACCTGCTTAAAATTGGCTATGTACAGCCTGCTGATGACGGATATCTGGTTATTGCGAAGGCTGTCCAGAAGGTAGAGGCAGTCTCTGTGTACCGGAAAAATGGATTGTTCTATGCCATGTTCAAGCCTGTTTTTGATATCCCTGACCTTGATGAAGATATCCAGGCAGAAATGATGGCGAACATTAAAAAGGCAATCCGAGAGATAAGCAGCCGCTTCCAGGGCTCTGAACAGTTTACCAAGCCAATTGAGAAGATGGACTCCATTGACCAGCTCATTGGATATGTTATGCCGTACATGCCGATAAAACTGGAAGAAAAACAGGCCCTTCTGGAGATAGTTTCTGTTCGTGAAAGGTATTTTGCATTTTTTGAGATCCTGATGAAGCAGAAAGAAAACATCAATTTCCAGATGGAAATGGCAAAAAAAGTTACCGACAAGATAAGCAAGTCGAACCGTGAAGCCATGCTGCGGGAGCAGCTGAAGATGATTCAGGAAGAGCTTAACGGAGGCGACGATGCCGCTTCAGGCGAAGGAGGATACAGGGAAAGGATTGAAAAATCAACGATGCCTGAAGAGGTCAAAAAGAAGGCATTGTCAGAGTTGAAGAAACTCGAAACCGGAGGCCCTCACAACCCTGAGAGCTCCGTTATCAGAAATTACCTGGACCTCATGCTCGACCTTCCCTGGGTGACGGAGGAGAAAAAGAGCATCGATATTGACGAAGCTCGCCGTGTCCTTGAAAGCAACCATAACGGGCTTGAAAAGGTCAAGGAAAGAATAATCCAGCACCTGGCGGTAATGAAACTGAAAAAGGAAAAACAGGGTTCGATTCTGCTCCTTACGGGCCCGCCCGGAACAGGGAAAACGAGCCTCGGAAAAAGTATTGCAGATGCCCTCGGCAGGGAGTATGTCAGGATTAGCCTCGGAGGCGTCAGGGACGAAGCCGAGATAAGAGGGCATAGAAGAACGTATATAGGAGCCCTGCCCGGAAGAATTATTCAGGGCATGAGAAAAGCAGGTACTAAAAACCCGGTCTTCATCCTCGACGAGGTCGATAAGCTTTCAACTTCCTACGCAGGAGACCCGGCAAGTGCCCTTCTGGAAGTCCTTGACCCCGAGCAGAACAACACATTCTCGGACCATTATCTGGAAGTCCCGTATGACCTGTCCGAAGTATTCTTCATAGCCACTGCCAATTCACTGGCAAGTATCCCCTGGCCTCTGCTTGACAGAATGGAGACAATCGAGATCTCGGGTTACACGAAAAATGAAAAACTTGCAATTGCAAAAGATCATCTGCTGCCCTGCATACTGGAAGAACACGGCCTTGATGCGGACAAGCTCAAAATTGAAGATGAAGCCCTGAAAGGGATCATCGACAAATACACCCGCGAAGCCGGGGTCCGTGGACTGAAAAAACAGCTTGCTAGGACTGCAAGGTTTGTGTCTGAAAAGATCGTGTCAGGAAAAACCGACCTCCCTTACGTGGTCAGAGCGGACATGCTCAAAGAGGTTCTCGGAAAAGAGATAATCAGGCAGGAAGAAGCCAGAAAAGAAAATGTTCCCGGAGTGGTAACCGGCCTTGCCTGGACCCCTGTGGGAGGAGACATCCTTTTCATTGAAGGAACATTCATGCCCGGAAACGGTAAGCTTACCCTTACAGGCCAGCTAGGGGACGTGATGAAAGAGTCGGCACAGATCTCTTTGAGCCTTGTCAGGTCCAGACTTGCCAGCACCGAAAACAGCTTTAACTTTACGGCAAGCGATGTCCATATCCACGTACCCTCGGGTGCGACCCCGAAGGACGGACCTTCAGCAGGCGTGACTCTCTTTACCGCCCTTACGTCCCTCATAACCGGTAAAGCGGTTGACCCCAAACTTGCCATGACTGGGGAAATAACGCTGAGCGGTGCAGTACTGCCCGTTGGAGGCATAAAAGAGAAAGTCCTGGCAGCCCACAGGGCAGGCATAAAGAAAGTAATCCTGCCAAAAGAAAACGAAAGAGACCTTGAGGACGTGCCTGAAGAAGTCAGAAACGAGCTTAAGTTTGTTCCTGTAGAGACCATTGAAGAGGTCTTAAAAGAAGCACTGGGTCTTGACCTCCCCGGACATGTGCTGTCGTCGTCATTTGCAGGTAACAGTTTTACAGCTACCCAGAATGTTTGA
- a CDS encoding MarR family winged helix-turn-helix transcriptional regulator, translating to MTEKKEHLLIVFENLSKTKNECSCEILSECGLSDITVKQIGYLKIIDEHGDVTFSRLAKITRNSKPTITEMVNKFVKMDCVYKEKSPEDGRIFYIRLTEKGRRIARAEENALLRVIEKMAGSLDEKEIDTLINLLEKVW from the coding sequence ATGACAGAGAAAAAAGAGCATTTGTTAATAGTCTTTGAAAACCTGAGCAAAACCAAAAATGAGTGCTCTTGTGAGATCCTCTCTGAATGTGGGTTATCGGATATCACTGTAAAACAGATCGGATACCTGAAGATTATTGATGAACATGGGGACGTGACATTTAGCAGGCTTGCTAAGATCACCCGAAACTCAAAGCCAACCATCACGGAGATGGTTAACAAATTCGTGAAAATGGACTGCGTGTACAAGGAAAAGTCCCCGGAGGACGGGAGAATCTTTTACATTCGCCTGACTGAAAAAGGACGGAGAATAGCTCGTGCCGAAGAAAACGCATTGTTGAGGGTCATTGAAAAAATGGCAGGTTCTCTGGACGAGAAAGAAATTGACACGCTTATCAACCTCCTGGAAAAGGTATGGTAA